The Oryzias latipes chromosome 16, ASM223467v1 genomic sequence GGCTGACTGAATGCTGTTTTCACGCCAACGTCTTCATGAATGTTGGATCTGAGAAGGTTCAGTCGTCACTGAGGCCCCGGGGCCCCCGGGAGCCGCATCATCATGGGCCGGTCAACGTAGCACCAAGAAATGTGTGaccaaatgtgaaaatgtttctgCACCCTCTGATCCTTTAGCTCCACCCACCAGTCTGACTCTGTCAGGAGGCGTTGGGGGCGGGGCTAAAAAGCGTCTCGTGGCCCCAACCCTTAGCCTGACCTTGAACCAGCGGGACCCGCAGGACCCCAGCTGCGACAgcttctctgctgctgcgctCTCAGCCACAGACGAAACGCCGTCTCTGGACATCAACTTAGACGCCCTGGAGACGCCGTCAGGCAGCGAGACGGGAACGCTGCCTGACGGCGTGCATGACCTGGAGTGGGAGGGTGAGTCCGGCAGGGAGACGGGGGGCAAAGGTCAGAGATACACCTTTCTTGGGTTGAGACGCCATCTTTCCTCCGTGACACAGATGACCTCCCGCGGACCGGGAAGGGCAGGGCTGTGGGCGTGGCCTGGAGTCCGGCTGAGCCCTCAGAGGGTCTGATGGAGCTGGATCAGGTGGACAGTAAAGGGCGCCGCTGGCGACGGTTCCGCGTCTCTGGACATGAGTTTCACGTGAACATGAGCGTGCTGGAGCCGTACCTGCAGGTCCTGTCGCATGGAGGTGAGATGGTCCACCAGAGACGCAAACGTCAGGACGCTGGAGACGTGAGCTCTGACCAGACTCCTCTGTTGGTCAGGTTACTATGGAGACGGGATGAACGCCATCATCCTTTTCACCTCCTGTTACCTGCCAGAGAACACGGTGGAGGACTACGGTTATGTCATGGAGAACCTGTTCAGGTGAGGTGTGTCCGCTGCTCTTTATCTGCGTGCCACGGCGTGCTACCATCCACCTGTCTCCTGCAGGTACATCGTTGGGACTTTGGACCTGATGGTTTCAGAGAACTACATGCTGGTCTACCTGTGCAGCCTGGCTCCCAGAAACAAACTACCTACCATCAAGTGGCTCCATCAGTGCTACACCTCCATTGACAGAAGGTATGATGGTTTTCCTCACCTGCACAGCCGTGCTGGGTGGGGACCTTGGTTCTGATAGAAAACCAATTCCTCCCCTACCCCTCTGGTTTCTCCCCACCCCGACATGTAGCCCTGCTATCAGAGAGTTATGGACCAACAGTGTCCTCAAATTTGGACGTTACTACCActggatgacatcatcaatagtcgccGGTCATCTACATTGGCGCGTAGCTAAAACCATCGGCTTCGTAGTTTAAGTCgtgctaaaacaaaaactcagtaCTGACATCTAAATGTAAACGTCCGTGTTTCAGAACACACCCACgtgaaaaaaagggtttctcTTTCTCACCACAGCGGAACACGGATCATCTATTGGCGGAGGGATATCTAGGCTGAAGTCACTACGGCTccgccttaaaaaaaacaagtctggaCTCCAAATACCCCCACCATCGGCGGGGTAGGAGGGGCTGGAGGGGTAGAATTCGGATTGGGCCCAGCTGTTTTCTGTTTCCACTCCCACAGAAAAGCCATAGAAGTGATctggttaccatgacaacacggGTGATGTTAGTGTCGCGGTGTGTGTTCAGGTTGAAGAAGGACCTAAAGGGACTTCTGGTCGTCCATCCCGCCTGGTACATCAAGGCTCTGCTCACTCTGGTCAAACCCTTCATCAGGTCTGCAGCACACTCACTCAGAACCCCCCACACTGTGTTCTGCTGACGGACCGTCTCACCTGAAACACCTCCACCTGCCGTCCACAGCGACAAGTTCAGCAAGAAGATCACTTTCATCCACAGTCTGCAGAAGCTCTCACAGTTCATTCCCACAGAGCGACTGCAGATCCCGGAGGCCATCCGACAGTAAGAACCCCGACCGTCCGCTCCACACCTCTGCTTTAGTCCAACCCTGAGGGGCAAATCCTCGTCCTCTCTCTaaccatcctcctcttcctccattcATGAGCCTCCTCTTTGGTTTTCTGCTAGACCTCTTTCCTGGTGGATCCACCCTCACCATCAAATCGTTGCAGTTCCTCCTGTCAGCCGGTCCAAACCAGAATCAGTCATTCTGTGGGTCAGGAGAACCGTTCTGGCTCTGATAcagtcttttactttttttgatgATCCTCACTTTAATGATAATCTTCTGTAGTTCAgggtataaactgaccaatcagatgcctcaataaaagtaggtggagcctgctgcccCCCAGCTGGATCAGGTCTCCTAATCTGGAATGAAGGAACCAGATCAGGTCTCCTAATCTGGTTCCTTCATTCCAGATGAAACTCCAGGttccttcctctcagcctccaTGATCTCTTTAGCTGGAACTGTCCAATCATAAAGTGGGTTTCATCTTGCTGCTCTGACCTTCCCCTCTTTATCTTCCTCATCCCCTCCACTGGGATCTGTTCTGGATCTTGGTGAAGCAGAAGGTCTTCTGTTCCTCCTCAGTGGTTCCTGGACCGTCTGGACTTGAACGTTTCCAATGACGCT encodes the following:
- the LOC101162655 gene encoding bcl-2/adenovirus E1B 19 kDa-interacting protein 2-like protein isoform X1; the encoded protein is MSSSAGHTHRTAASSSHPPDIGDMELREEWQDDGFPRPLPEEGDPLEESESPAGASRDPAPPTSLTLSGGVGGGAKKRLVAPTLSLTLNQRDPQDPSCDSFSAAALSATDETPSLDINLDALETPSGSETGTLPDGVHDLEWEDDLPRTGKGRAVGVAWSPAEPSEGLMELDQVDSKGRRWRRFRVSGHEFHVNMSVLEPYLQVLSHGGYYGDGMNAIILFTSCYLPENTVEDYGYVMENLFRYIVGTLDLMVSENYMLVYLCSLAPRNKLPTIKWLHQCYTSIDRRLKKDLKGLLVVHPAWYIKALLTLVKPFISDKFSKKITFIHSLQKLSQFIPTERLQIPEAIRQYDEKLNR
- the LOC101162655 gene encoding bcl-2/adenovirus E1B 19 kDa-interacting protein 2-like protein isoform X2, whose amino-acid sequence is MELREEWQDDGFPRPLPEEGDPLEESESPAGASRDPAPPTSLTLSGGVGGGAKKRLVAPTLSLTLNQRDPQDPSCDSFSAAALSATDETPSLDINLDALETPSGSETGTLPDGVHDLEWEDDLPRTGKGRAVGVAWSPAEPSEGLMELDQVDSKGRRWRRFRVSGHEFHVNMSVLEPYLQVLSHGGYYGDGMNAIILFTSCYLPENTVEDYGYVMENLFRYIVGTLDLMVSENYMLVYLCSLAPRNKLPTIKWLHQCYTSIDRRLKKDLKGLLVVHPAWYIKALLTLVKPFISDKFSKKITFIHSLQKLSQFIPTERLQIPEAIRQYDEKLNR